The region TATAACGTAcccgtctcgcggcggcatattcacggcatTTAGCCAGTCGTACGGCGCGCTGTTCCGGTGTTTCCTCGGCGATTCGTTTCCTCCTCGTCTCGTTCCAGCGTCGATCATAGGCCGCCCAGGTCTCTATCTGCTCAGCAGAaatgtcgccgtccatactgccgCCTCGACTGTGGTCGCGGACTCGCGGGGCACGCGCGcactccttttcaatcctccgacatgctaTCAGGCATGCGACATTGACATTGCGAAGCGAGCTGAGGCGAGCGCACCGACGCCGGAAGCGGCGCGCGGTGTGCAGTCATGCCAGAGGGCGCGGCAagtctccatccatccatccgtactagaagagggcagtgggctggatggatggatacggcctgaaccctttaaatcgggcggtggctcaagccacctagccatgacttaagaaattttacacttgtcttgattttctagttcaatttctccatttcatgtcaacattccttatatacaggtgtctgaaaactttcttagcccactgcttttcccccgtttttgtcaatcgctcctcaaatgctatcttactgctagcttctctgctgtCAAACtatgcccatcccatatcaccctgtaccccctgatttatTGTATTGCcacgtgctcccaaagctagcctccctacgccacgttgtttaatttatactataaccttgcttgaacatctggtctcatacaCAGTACCACataaccgaaagtcaggctaggaaccatcaccactttccagatccctcttaccacttcatatctGTTGTAATTCCAcggtgccctatttttcatgacagctgcattcctactacctttattcattacatatttttcatgctctgtcagatactcagcaccattatttataaacaccccaagatacttgtactcatccactatttctagcgtgaactcctgtattctatgcttgccgcccttatcattaaatatcatgactgcagattttttcctTACTAATCTTGAAActtaatctatctccctctgtaccacatatgtttatcaacttctgcaaatcttccttgttgtcagccattatcactatatcgtccgcgtgtATTAGTCCCGGTAATATATGcctaatccattctccttgcttgaaaaaagaagggttgaagcctagtccgctcctctctagcttggtctccaacccttgctggTGCAACATgagcaacaaaggagacagaggacatccttgcctaagcccccgctgcaTCTCTACAAGCTCtggtacatttttttcccattttataagcactctgtttcctttacacacacacacacacacacacacacacacacacacacacacacacacacacacacacacgcacacacacacgcgcacgcacgcaagcacgcacgcgcatgcacgcgcgcacacacacacacacacacacacacacacaccttttaAAAGTTTAAATTACTCCATctttcacatccaatgtgcccaatatgtcccacagatactcctGAATAATGTTGTCGTAGGCTCGCCTAATattcagaaatgctagccataggggcctgtgttccttcacatccaatgtgcccaatatgtcccacagatactcctgaataacgttgtcataggctcgcCTAATattcagaaatgctagccataggggcctgtgttccttttcagcaatctcatacactgcatcaatgaaaagagattgtcctccaaccttctttgtttccggaacccattttgtagtgccactagcaccccctcgttctccacccaagcctgcaatctgtcctttataatctgcatcaccaccctgtaaaccactgagatttcactgttatgggacgatagtcaCTTACAtcagctttgtcccctttttccttatatatcatgttcattctacttaattgccattcatcggagactttcccatccactaccATTTTATTCattacctgtattaatgtttgcttggattttggt is a window of Amblyomma americanum isolate KBUSLIRL-KWMA chromosome 4, ASM5285725v1, whole genome shotgun sequence DNA encoding:
- the LOC144128237 gene encoding uncharacterized protein LOC144128237 isoform X2, whose protein sequence is MDGDISAEQIETWAAYDRRWNETRRKRIAEETPEQRAVRLAKCREYAAARRRTADTGCCALKGCFFASPLMVTEEQIKLTTPVIQKSGAVGAMTC